A stretch of the uncultured Trichococcus sp. genome encodes the following:
- a CDS encoding MFS transporter, with product MAEKTEATVLVENETNAPKEKVSNLFAWSHATSVSGTAMLIAAIIASYFSVFMTDTMRIPAAAASMIMFVATLWDAINDPMMGVLADRTKSKWGRYRPYFIVAPILLTIFGTLIWLNPDFSTNGKIIYVLVTYIGYGMTVTLYTMPQMAILPAHVKTDEQRNKVIMMGAGATAVMFTVGASFTPQMKAFFEGAFGVSNGYIPLMLVLGFISCLSFWGLFATAKEKYIAPVSDTPLTQDLKKILRHKELTPFVIVWIMASMGYGLMFASSVFYMLYYLARPDLISIYMLIVSIGALVSMVVLMPICMRIFKTAQKTLFVTQIIAIICYVTLFFVGNKSMMLLYVITFIATAFASMSNALVNVLVNDAIDYVQFKDGITANGVISSIKGFAQKCGNTVTNSGILAVLAWAGYRAGEIGNQPESTLLAINFLRFGAPALAGAILLIALKFNPVEKHRADIQEMKDLIRDHSEDNHEA from the coding sequence ATGGCAGAAAAGACAGAAGCAACAGTGTTGGTGGAGAACGAAACAAACGCGCCAAAAGAAAAAGTCAGTAACCTATTTGCCTGGTCGCACGCTACGTCAGTCAGTGGAACCGCTATGTTGATAGCAGCCATTATTGCAAGTTATTTCTCGGTATTTATGACGGACACGATGAGGATCCCGGCAGCGGCAGCTTCAATGATCATGTTTGTGGCGACTTTATGGGACGCGATCAATGACCCGATGATGGGGGTTCTTGCCGATCGGACGAAATCAAAATGGGGCCGTTATCGCCCGTACTTCATCGTGGCACCGATTTTGCTCACCATTTTTGGAACACTGATTTGGTTGAATCCTGATTTCTCAACAAACGGCAAAATCATCTATGTGCTGGTGACCTATATCGGCTACGGTATGACGGTTACGCTGTATACGATGCCGCAGATGGCTATCTTGCCTGCGCACGTAAAAACAGATGAGCAACGAAACAAAGTCATCATGATGGGCGCGGGCGCGACAGCGGTCATGTTCACAGTCGGCGCATCATTCACCCCGCAAATGAAAGCGTTCTTCGAAGGGGCGTTCGGAGTATCGAACGGCTACATTCCCTTGATGCTCGTTCTTGGATTTATTTCCTGCCTCTCGTTCTGGGGGTTGTTCGCAACAGCGAAAGAAAAATATATCGCTCCTGTAAGCGATACGCCGCTTACGCAAGATTTGAAGAAAATACTGCGCCATAAAGAATTGACGCCTTTCGTCATCGTTTGGATCATGGCTTCAATGGGATACGGCTTGATGTTTGCGAGTTCCGTTTTCTACATGTTGTATTACTTGGCTCGTCCGGATCTGATTTCCATCTACATGCTGATTGTTTCCATAGGTGCTTTGGTTTCGATGGTTGTCTTGATGCCGATTTGTATGCGTATCTTCAAAACAGCCCAAAAAACATTGTTTGTAACGCAAATAATCGCCATCATCTGCTATGTGACGCTTTTCTTTGTAGGTAACAAGAGTATGATGCTGCTTTATGTCATCACTTTCATTGCAACGGCTTTTGCATCCATGTCAAACGCGCTTGTGAATGTACTTGTGAATGATGCTATCGACTATGTCCAATTCAAAGACGGCATCACAGCGAATGGCGTTATTTCATCCATCAAAGGCTTTGCACAGAAATGCGGAAATACCGTAACGAACTCAGGGATTCTGGCTGTGCTTGCTTGGGCAGGCTACAGAGCTGGTGAAATCGGCAATCAACCAGAGAGCACTTTGCTTGCCATAAACTTCCTGCGTTTCGGTGCACCAGCCTTGGCCGGCGCGATTCTGTTGATTGCCTTGAAGTTTAATCCGGTTGAAAAACACCGTGCGGATATCCAAGAAATGAAAGATCTTATCCGCGACCACAGCGAAGACAATCATGAAGCATAA
- a CDS encoding glycoside hydrolase family 3 N-terminal domain-containing protein, whose product MMDVQTQMIEALLGEMTLEEKIGQLQQCGPSLVGAFEVSFEELLDMMFDGRISQEEFGRLMSTAEKDFHEEDLRAGKIGSYNGVGDALTANRLQKIAVEESRLGIPLLFGYDVIHGFRTVTPIPLAESCAWDPDLWQKTARMAAEEATAAGVHMTFAPMVDVAKDARWGRVSEGAGEDTLLNGDYGAAKVRGFQGQDLSQADAMAACLKHFAAYGAGEAGKDYNRVDMSAQRLREEYLPAYKACIDAGARAVMPAFNDLNGVPCTVNEWLLRDILRDEWGFDGITVSDANAIAECVNHGVTADRQAAAKAALQAGIDMDMTSNVYAENLAGLIAAGELAEDLLDQAVYRILKLKIELGLFDNPYRTDEEKEKQTLVRPKYRALAREAATKSMVLLKNESVLPLNPQQKIAVFGALANDPGQMTGAWAIGAQENDCVSLVQAMDAQGIAFAYHPGIVDGSVATDEINQFAEKADVVVLAIGEQKEESGEAASKADISLPAIQLKLVETLLRTGKPVVAVLFNGRPLAIPIIAEQVPAILEAWHPGIEAGNAILDILYGAANPSAKLTTTFPFATGQCPLYYDHISTGRPGGKSKFTSKYLDTPLEPVYPFGYGLSYTTFLYSGLQVETSGDAVRLTVTVTNSGAREGEEIVQCYVQDKVAKRARPVKQLRSYRKVLLQPGESITMEFAVPFEKLGYYDQKMDCILEAGEFAFFVGGNSRDTFSETIHLSFI is encoded by the coding sequence ATGATGGATGTTCAGACGCAAATGATCGAAGCCTTGCTCGGCGAAATGACTTTGGAAGAAAAAATCGGGCAGCTGCAGCAATGCGGTCCATCTCTGGTGGGCGCTTTCGAAGTCAGTTTCGAGGAACTGCTGGATATGATGTTCGATGGCCGGATCAGTCAGGAAGAATTCGGCAGGCTGATGAGCACGGCCGAAAAAGATTTCCACGAAGAGGATCTGCGGGCCGGAAAAATCGGTTCCTACAATGGCGTTGGGGATGCCCTGACCGCGAACCGGCTCCAGAAAATCGCCGTGGAGGAGAGCCGATTGGGCATTCCTTTGCTGTTCGGCTATGATGTGATCCATGGCTTCCGGACCGTGACGCCAATCCCGTTGGCTGAAAGCTGCGCTTGGGATCCGGATTTGTGGCAGAAAACGGCCAGGATGGCTGCGGAAGAAGCGACAGCGGCGGGCGTTCACATGACGTTCGCCCCGATGGTGGACGTCGCCAAAGACGCGCGCTGGGGTCGGGTCAGTGAGGGTGCCGGCGAGGATACATTATTGAACGGCGACTATGGTGCAGCCAAGGTACGCGGATTTCAAGGCCAGGACCTGTCGCAAGCGGATGCGATGGCAGCCTGTCTGAAGCACTTTGCGGCGTATGGAGCCGGGGAAGCCGGCAAGGATTACAATAGGGTGGACATGTCAGCGCAACGCTTGAGGGAAGAATATCTGCCGGCTTACAAAGCCTGCATCGATGCCGGGGCGCGTGCGGTCATGCCGGCTTTCAACGATCTGAACGGCGTGCCTTGCACCGTGAACGAGTGGCTGTTGCGGGATATTTTGCGGGACGAATGGGGTTTCGACGGCATCACCGTGAGCGATGCGAATGCCATCGCTGAATGCGTGAACCATGGCGTAACGGCGGATCGGCAAGCGGCGGCCAAAGCAGCGCTGCAGGCAGGGATCGATATGGACATGACTTCGAATGTCTACGCTGAGAACCTTGCCGGGCTGATTGCGGCCGGTGAACTCGCAGAAGACTTACTGGATCAAGCCGTTTACCGCATCCTCAAACTTAAGATTGAGCTCGGCTTGTTTGACAATCCTTATCGGACGGATGAAGAAAAGGAAAAACAGACCTTGGTAAGGCCGAAGTACCGTGCGCTTGCCCGCGAAGCGGCTACCAAATCGATGGTGCTGCTGAAAAATGAGTCTGTTTTGCCGCTGAATCCGCAGCAAAAAATCGCCGTCTTCGGTGCACTTGCGAACGATCCGGGCCAGATGACCGGCGCTTGGGCAATCGGAGCGCAGGAAAACGACTGCGTCAGCCTAGTTCAAGCCATGGATGCGCAAGGGATTGCTTTCGCCTATCATCCAGGCATCGTCGACGGGAGCGTGGCGACGGATGAAATTAACCAGTTCGCTGAGAAGGCGGATGTGGTGGTTTTGGCGATCGGCGAGCAAAAAGAGGAGAGCGGAGAAGCCGCAAGTAAGGCGGACATCTCATTGCCGGCAATCCAACTGAAGCTCGTAGAAACGCTGCTTCGGACAGGGAAACCCGTTGTTGCGGTGCTGTTCAATGGAAGGCCGTTGGCGATCCCGATCATTGCGGAACAGGTGCCTGCCATCTTAGAGGCTTGGCATCCAGGAATCGAAGCCGGGAACGCGATCTTGGATATTCTCTATGGCGCGGCGAATCCGAGCGCAAAATTGACGACAACCTTTCCGTTCGCAACCGGGCAATGCCCGCTGTATTATGATCATATTTCCACTGGACGTCCCGGAGGTAAATCCAAATTCACCTCGAAATATTTGGACACGCCGCTTGAACCCGTGTATCCGTTCGGCTATGGTCTGAGCTATACGACATTTTTGTACAGCGGTCTGCAAGTGGAAACATCAGGGGATGCGGTCCGTCTTACGGTGACCGTCACGAACAGTGGCGCGCGTGAAGGCGAAGAAATCGTCCAATGCTACGTGCAGGATAAAGTGGCCAAACGGGCGCGGCCGGTCAAGCAGTTGAGATCCTATCGTAAGGTCTTGCTTCAGCCGGGGGAATCGATTACGATGGAATTTGCAGTGCCGTTCGAAAAATTGGGCTACTATGATCAGAAAATGGACTGTATTTTGGAAGCTGGCGAATTCGCATTTTTTGTGGGCGGAAATTCCAGGGACACATTTTCGGAAACGATCCATCTATCATTCATTTAA
- a CDS encoding glycoside hydrolase family 43 protein — MIRNPILPGFYPDPSICRVEEDFYLVTSSFSYFPGVPIFHSKDLEQWEQIGHVLDRPEQLPLTHEMISAGIFAPTIRYHEGTFYMITTNMSMGVVNFIVTATDPAGPWSDMHIIKGADGIDPSLFWDEDGKCYYTGTTRFDDEAGSRQGIWCSEIDLATFELVGERHIIGTGAQINAEAPEGPHLYKKDGYYYLLIAEGGTEHFHAVTISRSQSIFGEYENHQGNPILTHRHLGTGFPIWNVGHGDLIELQNGGWYMVCLGSRLSEGRHKLLGRETFLVPVVWEDGWPVVSKGTGKVEWTYPSPGLPSWQPAGRAVNDFKSPVVENFEQELGFDWNFLGTPREEFAKVEAGRLRLKLLKSSLVPWEFDNTDGSVFSRISKIGKTKENVSFVGRRQQHLDFQATVTVHFSPEQNETAGIAVLQNDANQLRLEITEGQAGNPVVRCMRVVSHYDQAGIQHFTETQLGEVVAAPNQSDFVLQVKGNGSRYSFSAGPAADRLEPVAERVDGSFLGSETAGGFVGAYIGMFASGNGQTKEKYSDFETFIYEGFEMEGEW, encoded by the coding sequence ATGATCCGAAATCCGATTCTGCCGGGTTTTTACCCGGATCCGTCGATCTGCCGGGTCGAAGAAGATTTTTATCTCGTCACTTCCAGCTTCAGTTATTTTCCGGGCGTGCCGATTTTCCACAGCAAGGATTTGGAGCAATGGGAACAGATTGGGCACGTGCTGGATCGGCCTGAACAGTTGCCGTTGACGCATGAAATGATTTCTGCCGGCATTTTTGCCCCGACCATCCGCTACCATGAAGGCACGTTTTATATGATCACGACCAATATGAGCATGGGCGTCGTCAATTTTATCGTGACCGCCACCGATCCTGCCGGGCCGTGGTCGGACATGCACATCATCAAAGGCGCGGACGGCATCGATCCTTCCTTGTTCTGGGACGAAGACGGAAAGTGCTATTACACAGGGACTACCCGTTTCGATGACGAGGCGGGTTCCAGGCAAGGCATTTGGTGCTCCGAGATCGACCTGGCTACTTTTGAGTTGGTCGGCGAGCGCCACATCATCGGGACCGGGGCCCAGATAAACGCGGAAGCCCCGGAAGGTCCGCATTTGTACAAAAAGGACGGCTACTACTATTTGCTGATTGCCGAAGGCGGAACGGAACATTTCCATGCAGTCACAATCAGCCGCAGCCAATCGATTTTCGGGGAATACGAAAATCATCAAGGCAATCCGATCCTGACCCATCGCCACCTTGGAACAGGATTTCCAATCTGGAATGTGGGCCATGGGGATTTGATCGAATTGCAGAACGGCGGTTGGTATATGGTGTGCCTCGGTTCAAGGTTGAGCGAAGGCAGACATAAACTGTTGGGCCGCGAAACCTTCCTTGTTCCTGTCGTGTGGGAGGATGGTTGGCCCGTCGTCAGCAAAGGCACAGGCAAAGTGGAATGGACCTATCCATCGCCGGGACTGCCGAGCTGGCAACCGGCTGGGCGCGCAGTCAATGATTTCAAGTCGCCTGTCGTCGAGAATTTCGAACAGGAACTGGGTTTTGACTGGAACTTTTTGGGCACGCCCCGCGAAGAATTCGCCAAGGTGGAAGCAGGCCGTCTGCGCTTGAAGCTGCTGAAAAGCTCTTTGGTCCCATGGGAATTCGACAATACCGACGGGAGCGTCTTCAGCCGCATCTCGAAAATCGGCAAAACAAAAGAGAACGTCAGCTTCGTCGGCAGACGCCAGCAGCATCTGGATTTCCAGGCAACGGTCACGGTCCATTTTTCACCGGAGCAAAACGAGACGGCGGGCATCGCCGTCCTGCAGAATGACGCCAATCAATTGCGTTTGGAAATCACGGAAGGCCAAGCGGGAAATCCGGTCGTGCGCTGTATGCGGGTGGTCTCGCATTACGATCAAGCCGGCATACAGCACTTCACCGAAACGCAGCTGGGCGAAGTCGTTGCGGCTCCGAATCAATCGGATTTTGTCCTGCAAGTAAAAGGAAATGGCTCGCGCTACAGTTTCTCGGCAGGGCCAGCGGCAGACAGACTGGAGCCGGTTGCTGAGCGGGTGGACGGGTCCTTCCTGGGTTCGGAAACAGCGGGTGGTTTTGTCGGCGCCTATATCGGCATGTTTGCTTCCGGAAACGGACAAACGAAGGAAAAGTATTCGGATTTCGAGACCTTCATTTACGAAGGATTCGAAATGGAAGGAGAATGGTAA
- a CDS encoding glycoside hydrolase family 2 TIM barrel-domain containing protein translates to MIEKKFNDKWKFWENKDSFALVWNVPETAKEITVPHDAMFEKNAHADSLNGGNTGYYDGGFYNYVKTLHAPAYYKEKTVILKFEGVYMNAMVYINGELAGKNMFGYSTFYVPLNDFLRYGEENEIRVQVRNGAMTNSRWYSGGGIYRDVYLLVSDVTHLVPEGIQIKTAEADETLAVLDIATEVKTRKYAPSQVMLETVIRDAEGNEVAKERSPFVLFEQEERIIKQRVTVDNPERWSDENPSLYTCISNLYVDGELADEAETTFGIRTLQVDAKRGLRVNGETVKLRGACIHHDSGLLGAATYEDAQFRQIKLLKEAGFNAVRMSHHPMAPAMLRACDRLGMYVMDETFDMWNRMKSDYDYGLYFQEWWEKDVTAMVRKDFNHPAVILYSVGNEIPEIGNPHGAKVCHELCAKIKSLDDTRFTLAAINGVFAAGDKVDQIVSDVVSDLQQSGEIEGNVNDFMTLMDGHLDEIVMHPAISERLETACSPTDIAGYNYMTARYEWDSQTYPNRVMVGSETYPPEIARNWELIERLPQVIGDFTWTGWDYLGEAGIGVAAYQWGEGGFGAKFPCQLAYVGDIDITGVRRPASYLREIVFGLRNDPYITVQNPRRYGEHLLKTPWIMSDNLSSWNWRGCEGKPVIIEVYAPGTAVELFRNGESLGKQTSGKAAGYRVLFETTYEPGTLEAVAYENGQEIGRISLKTAGEDCKFVFGAEEILDDLIYVPVAYRDAAGTVAPDADQTIRVAVSGGADLIGFGSGNPKPESNPDKHVTQTFYGRAMIILKKTADAESIVLTITAENGVAETLELSLADMKSDQQTLSVLESVKL, encoded by the coding sequence ATGATAGAGAAAAAATTCAATGATAAGTGGAAATTCTGGGAGAACAAGGACTCCTTTGCGTTGGTGTGGAATGTGCCGGAGACGGCCAAGGAAATCACGGTACCGCATGATGCGATGTTCGAGAAGAACGCGCACGCAGACAGTCTGAACGGCGGCAACACCGGTTATTATGACGGGGGATTCTATAACTATGTGAAGACGCTCCACGCTCCGGCCTACTACAAAGAAAAGACGGTCATCCTGAAGTTCGAAGGCGTGTATATGAACGCCATGGTGTACATAAACGGCGAACTGGCGGGCAAGAACATGTTCGGGTATTCGACTTTTTATGTTCCGCTGAATGATTTTCTCCGCTACGGCGAAGAGAACGAAATCCGGGTCCAAGTCCGCAATGGCGCGATGACAAACAGCCGCTGGTATTCCGGTGGAGGGATCTATCGGGATGTCTACTTGTTGGTTTCGGATGTGACGCATCTGGTGCCGGAAGGAATCCAGATCAAAACGGCAGAAGCCGACGAAACCTTGGCGGTATTGGACATTGCGACGGAAGTGAAGACAAGGAAGTATGCCCCAAGCCAAGTCATGTTGGAGACCGTGATCCGCGATGCGGAAGGTAATGAAGTGGCGAAAGAACGCTCGCCTTTTGTGTTGTTCGAGCAAGAAGAACGGATCATCAAACAGCGCGTGACCGTGGACAACCCGGAACGGTGGTCGGATGAAAATCCAAGCCTGTACACATGCATCAGCAATCTGTACGTGGATGGGGAATTGGCGGACGAAGCGGAGACGACTTTCGGTATCCGGACATTGCAGGTGGATGCGAAACGCGGGCTGCGTGTGAACGGGGAAACCGTGAAACTTCGCGGAGCTTGCATCCATCATGACAGCGGCCTGCTTGGTGCAGCGACATACGAGGATGCCCAATTCCGCCAGATCAAATTGCTGAAGGAAGCCGGCTTCAATGCGGTCCGGATGTCCCATCACCCGATGGCGCCTGCGATGCTGCGCGCCTGCGACCGCTTGGGCATGTACGTGATGGACGAAACGTTCGACATGTGGAACCGGATGAAATCCGACTACGATTACGGTCTTTATTTCCAGGAATGGTGGGAAAAAGATGTGACGGCGATGGTGCGTAAGGATTTCAACCATCCGGCCGTAATCCTTTATTCCGTCGGGAACGAAATTCCGGAAATCGGGAACCCGCACGGAGCGAAAGTCTGCCACGAACTTTGCGCCAAGATCAAATCGTTGGACGACACCCGCTTCACCTTGGCTGCCATCAACGGCGTCTTTGCGGCGGGGGATAAGGTCGATCAGATCGTGAGCGATGTTGTTTCGGATCTGCAGCAGTCAGGCGAAATCGAAGGCAATGTCAATGACTTCATGACGCTGATGGACGGCCATCTGGACGAAATCGTGATGCACCCGGCTATTTCGGAACGCTTGGAAACGGCCTGCAGCCCGACCGATATCGCGGGCTACAACTACATGACGGCCCGTTATGAATGGGACAGCCAAACCTATCCGAACCGCGTCATGGTCGGCAGCGAAACGTACCCGCCGGAAATCGCCCGCAACTGGGAATTGATTGAGCGGCTGCCGCAGGTGATCGGCGATTTCACTTGGACCGGCTGGGACTATCTTGGCGAAGCGGGTATCGGTGTAGCGGCCTATCAATGGGGGGAAGGCGGCTTTGGCGCCAAATTCCCTTGCCAATTGGCTTATGTCGGGGATATCGACATCACCGGAGTCCGCCGACCAGCCTCCTATTTGCGTGAGATTGTCTTCGGATTACGGAATGATCCTTACATCACTGTCCAAAATCCGCGCAGATACGGCGAACATTTGCTGAAGACGCCGTGGATCATGAGCGATAATCTGTCCAGCTGGAACTGGCGGGGATGTGAAGGCAAGCCGGTGATCATCGAAGTCTACGCTCCGGGGACCGCGGTTGAATTGTTCCGTAACGGAGAATCGCTGGGCAAACAAACTTCCGGAAAAGCGGCAGGCTACCGTGTGCTGTTCGAAACCACATACGAGCCAGGGACACTTGAAGCCGTCGCCTACGAAAATGGTCAGGAAATCGGCCGCATCAGTTTGAAAACTGCCGGGGAAGACTGCAAGTTTGTCTTTGGCGCGGAGGAAATCCTGGATGACCTCATCTATGTCCCGGTTGCCTATCGTGACGCAGCAGGAACGGTTGCCCCGGATGCCGACCAGACGATTCGTGTGGCAGTTTCCGGAGGAGCGGATCTTATCGGCTTCGGCAGCGGGAATCCGAAACCGGAATCCAATCCTGATAAGCATGTTACCCAAACGTTTTATGGCCGTGCGATGATCATCCTCAAAAAGACTGCCGATGCGGAAAGCATTGTCTTGACCATCACTGCTGAGAACGGCGTTGCGGAAACGCTGGAGTTGTCGTTGGCTGATATGAAGTCGGACCAACAAACCCTGAGCGTTTTGGAGAGCGTGAAGTTATGA
- the pgmB gene encoding beta-phosphoglucomutase, which yields MKAVLFDLDGVITDTAKFHFLAWRDLGAELGIEVDEAFNEELKGVSRIDSLERILAQGGVADKYSSVEKDELCVKKNAHYLELIKEMTPDDILSGIIPLLEELKAAGIKMIVTSASKNAPGILDCLQVRAYFDGIVDPATVKAGKPAPDIFLAGAQLAGADPADCVGVEDAASGVEAIKAAGIVAVAVGDEQVLALADRVLSSTADLSLAVLLETWENSKK from the coding sequence ATGAAGGCGGTACTATTTGATTTGGATGGTGTGATCACCGATACGGCGAAATTTCATTTTTTGGCTTGGCGCGATTTGGGAGCGGAGTTGGGCATCGAAGTGGATGAGGCGTTCAACGAGGAGCTGAAAGGGGTAAGCCGCATCGATTCGCTGGAGCGCATATTGGCGCAAGGCGGGGTTGCGGATAAATATTCCTCAGTCGAAAAAGATGAATTGTGCGTGAAAAAGAATGCCCATTACTTGGAATTGATAAAGGAAATGACGCCGGATGACATTTTGTCGGGCATCATTCCGCTGTTGGAGGAACTGAAAGCTGCCGGCATCAAAATGATCGTGACTTCAGCAAGCAAGAATGCACCGGGAATCCTGGATTGTCTGCAGGTACGTGCTTATTTTGACGGTATCGTTGATCCGGCGACTGTAAAAGCTGGCAAACCGGCTCCAGATATTTTTCTGGCGGGCGCTCAGCTTGCGGGTGCCGATCCGGCTGACTGTGTAGGGGTCGAAGATGCGGCTTCAGGCGTTGAAGCCATCAAAGCTGCCGGCATCGTGGCGGTAGCGGTTGGCGACGAACAGGTTTTGGCTTTGGCTGACCGCGTGCTGTCGAGCACGGCGGACCTGTCGCTTGCCGTTTTGCTGGAAACGTGGGAAAACAGCAAAAAATAA
- a CDS encoding YccF domain-containing protein, translating into MNFLMNLIWFVLGGFISFASWVVIGVLWCLTIVGIPIGMQCFKFAVMAAVPFGREIRISESGTSLVINIIWMLLGGLALAAEEAVLGIIFCLTIVGIPFGLQHFKHAKLALFPFGAEIYRI; encoded by the coding sequence ATGAATTTTCTGATGAATCTGATTTGGTTTGTTTTAGGTGGTTTTATCAGTTTTGCTTCCTGGGTTGTGATCGGTGTTCTCTGGTGCTTGACCATCGTTGGGATTCCGATCGGTATGCAATGCTTCAAGTTCGCTGTGATGGCGGCTGTGCCATTCGGTAGGGAAATCCGCATCAGCGAAAGCGGCACATCTTTAGTCATCAATATCATCTGGATGCTGTTGGGCGGTTTGGCATTGGCAGCCGAAGAAGCTGTTTTGGGCATTATCTTCTGTCTGACCATCGTAGGCATTCCGTTCGGACTGCAGCATTTTAAACACGCCAAGCTGGCATTGTTCCCGTTCGGAGCGGAAATCTATCGGATTTAG